In Pleuronectes platessa chromosome 5, fPlePla1.1, whole genome shotgun sequence, a single genomic region encodes these proteins:
- the LOC128439621 gene encoding protein yippee-like 2: protein MVRMTRSKTFQAYLPSCHRTYSCIHCRAHLANHDELISKSFQGSQGRAYLFNSVVNVGCGPAEERVLLTGLHAVADIYCENCKTTLGWKYEHAFESSQKYKEGKFIIELAHMIKDNGWD, encoded by the exons ATGGTCAGAATGACGCGCTCCAAGACCTTCCAGGCGTACCTGCCCAGCTGCCATCGGACCTACAGCTGCATCCACTGCCGAGCTCACCTGGCCAACCACGACGAGCTCATATCCAAG TCATTCCAGGGCAGCCAGGGCAGAGCCTACCTGTTTAACTCAGT ggTGAACGTCGGGTGCGgccctgcagaggagagagtgTTGCTCACAGGCCTGCACGCTGTAGCAGATATCTACTGTGAGAACTGCAAGACGACCCTGGGCTGGAAATAC GAACATGCTTTTGAGAGCAGTCAGAAGTACAAAGAGGGCAAGTTCATCATTGAGCTGGCCCACATGATCAAGGACAACGGCTGGGACTGA